In candidate division WOR-3 bacterium, a single window of DNA contains:
- the recJ gene encoding single-stranded-DNA-specific exonuclease RecJ, producing MGRELEWIFPKREWGEDFERLKRETSLPPVLLALLYQRGLKDKEEIEKFLEPKLSHLENPLLLPDCEKAIFRIKGAIERKEKILIYGDYDVDGITGTALLVKILSKIYPHVGFYLPSREKEGYGLSTTGVLFARSYGFSLIITVDCGTTDFSSLSLAKKLGIDVIVCDHHQPRREKNRDKLPPAYAVVNPKREGAKGKTHLSGCGVAFKVIWGFLSQFGYDKRPLLENLDLVALSTICDIVPLTNENRILAKIGLERLRRTKNLGLRALAKVSGIKLASLNSYHIGYILGPRLNASGRIADATKAVKLLLTEEEKEAEVLAQELNEHNKERQTIEKSILKEAEAIIEKKELEKKPILVLKKEGWHEGVIGIVAQKLRDLFYLPVILITIKDGVGKGSGRSIFGFSLYDALLENSSCLLRFGGHKYACGLALPIENIDKFISGMESYAEKFITPELKKKKLFIDAEISLNDISQELLEFLRKFEPFGLENPMPIFATRGLEVVGFPRVIGKEHLKFTVRENKKKAFDCLAFGRHSDILHLIPGKENHIDIAYTFAEDNFFGKKRIKLYCEDLKIRE from the coding sequence ATGGGAAGGGAATTAGAGTGGATATTCCCAAAGCGAGAATGGGGAGAAGATTTTGAAAGGTTAAAAAGAGAAACTTCTCTCCCTCCGGTCTTGCTTGCCCTCCTTTACCAACGGGGGTTAAAAGATAAGGAAGAGATAGAAAAATTTTTAGAGCCAAAATTGTCTCATTTGGAAAATCCCCTTCTTTTACCCGATTGCGAGAAGGCAATCTTTCGGATAAAAGGGGCGATAGAGAGAAAAGAGAAGATTTTAATCTACGGTGACTACGATGTTGACGGCATTACCGGAACCGCTCTCTTGGTAAAGATTTTATCAAAAATTTATCCGCATGTCGGATTTTATCTCCCTTCTCGGGAGAAGGAAGGTTATGGCTTGTCAACGACCGGGGTCCTTTTTGCCCGTTCTTATGGTTTCTCTTTAATCATTACGGTTGACTGCGGCACAACCGATTTCTCTTCCCTCTCATTAGCCAAGAAGTTAGGGATTGATGTGATTGTCTGTGACCACCACCAGCCGAGAAGGGAGAAGAATAGAGATAAATTACCTCCGGCCTATGCGGTAGTCAATCCCAAAAGGGAAGGGGCAAAGGGTAAAACGCATCTCTCTGGTTGTGGGGTTGCCTTTAAGGTGATATGGGGATTTCTCTCCCAATTCGGTTATGATAAGAGACCCCTCTTAGAAAATCTTGACCTGGTCGCCTTGAGTACAATCTGCGATATTGTCCCTTTAACTAATGAGAATCGGATTCTTGCCAAAATTGGTCTTGAGAGATTGCGCCGGACAAAAAACTTGGGGCTCAGGGCATTAGCCAAAGTTAGCGGTATCAAATTGGCGTCCCTCAATAGTTATCATATTGGTTATATCTTAGGTCCCCGGCTTAATGCCAGCGGTCGGATTGCCGATGCCACAAAGGCGGTGAAACTCCTTTTAACCGAGGAGGAAAAAGAAGCCGAGGTTTTAGCCCAAGAGTTAAACGAACACAATAAGGAGCGGCAAACGATTGAGAAGTCAATTCTCAAAGAGGCGGAAGCGATTATTGAAAAAAAAGAATTAGAGAAAAAACCAATCCTTGTGTTAAAAAAAGAAGGTTGGCACGAAGGGGTGATTGGGATTGTCGCTCAGAAATTGAGGGATTTATTCTATCTACCAGTAATTTTAATCACAATAAAGGATGGGGTGGGAAAGGGTTCGGGAAGGAGTATCTTCGGTTTTTCTCTTTACGATGCCCTCTTAGAAAACTCTTCTTGCCTTTTGCGCTTTGGTGGGCATAAATACGCCTGCGGCTTAGCCTTACCTATTGAAAATATTGATAAATTCATTTCGGGAATGGAAAGTTATGCCGAGAAGTTTATCACCCCAGAACTGAAAAAGAAGAAGTTGTTCATTGATGCCGAGATCTCCCTTAACGATATCTCCCAAGAATTATTAGAATTTTTGCGGAAGTTTGAACCTTTTGGCTTAGAAAATCCGATGCCTATCTTTGCTACTCGGGGATTAGAGGTAGTCGGTTTTCCGAGGGTTATTGGTAAGGAGCATTTGAAATTTACGGTGCGGGAGAATAAGAAGAAGGCATTTGACTGCCTCGCCTTCGGGCGTCACAGCGACATTTT